From a single Onychomys torridus chromosome 9, mOncTor1.1, whole genome shotgun sequence genomic region:
- the Mapk8 gene encoding mitogen-activated protein kinase 8 isoform X3 → MSRSKRDNNFYSVEIGDSTFTVLKRYQNLKPIGSGAQGIVCAAYDAILERNVAIKKLSRPFQNQTHAKRAYRELVLMKCVNHKNIIGLLNVFTPQKSLEEFQDVYIVMELMDANLCQVIQMELDHERMSYLLYQMLCGIKHLHSAGIIHRDLKPSNIVVKSDCTLKILDFGLARTAGTSFMMTPYVVTRYYRAPEVILGMGYKENVDLWSVGCIMGEMVCHKILFPGRDYIDQWNKVIEQLGTPCPEFMKKLQPTVRTYVENRPKYAGYSFEKLFPDVLFPADSEHNKLKASQARDLLSKMLVIDASKRISVDEALQHPYINVWYDPSEAEAPPPKIPDKQLDEREHTIEEWKELIYKEVMDLEERTKNGVIRGQPSPLAQVQQ, encoded by the exons ATGAGCAGAAGCAAGCGTGACAACAATTTTTATAGTGTAGAGATTGGAGATTCTACATTCACAGTCCTAAAACGATACCAGAATTTAAAACCTATAGGCTCAGGAGCTCAAGGAATAGTGTG TGCAGCTTATGATGCCATTCTCGAAAGAAATGTTGCAATCAAGAAGCTCAGCCGGCCATTTCAGAATCAGACTCATGCTAAGCGAGCCTACCGAGAACTAGTTCTTATGAAATGTGTTAATCACAAAAAT ATAATTGGCCTTTTGAATGTTTTCACACCACAGAAATCCCTAGAAGAATTTCAAGATGT TTACATAGTCATGGAGCTCATGGATGCAAATCTTTGCCAAGTGATTCAGATGGAGTTAGATCATGAAAGAATGTCCTACCTTCTCTATCAAATGCTGTGTGGAATCAAGCACCTTCACTCTGCTGGAATTATTCACCGG GACTTAAAGCCTAGTAATATAGTAGTCAAATCAGACTGCACTTTGAAGATTCTTGATTTTGGACTGGCGAGAACCGCAGGAACAAGTTTTATGATGACTCCTTATGTGGTGACTCGATACTACAGAGCGCCAGAGGTCATCCTCGGCATGGGCTACAAGGAGAACG TGGATTTATGGTCTGTGGGGTGCATTATGGGAGAAATGGTTTGCCACAAAATCCTCTTTCCAGGAAGGGACT ATATTGATCAGTGGAATAAAGTTATTGAACAGCTCGGAACACCGTGTCCTGAATTCATGAAGAAACTACAACCAACAGTAAGGACTTATGTTGAAAACAGACCTAAATATGCTGGCTATAGCTTTGAGAAACTATTCCCGGATGTGCTTTTCCCAGCTGACTCGGAGCATAACAAGCTTAAAG CCAGTCAGGCAAGGGATTTGTTATCCAAAATGCTAGTAATAGATGCATCCAAAAGGATCTCAGTAGATGAAGCTCTCCAGCACCCATACATCAACGTCTGGTATGACCCTTCGGAAGCAGAAGCT CCACCACCAAAGATCCCTGACAAGCAGTTAGATGAGAGGGAGCACACAATCGAAGAATGGAAAG
- the Mapk8 gene encoding mitogen-activated protein kinase 8 isoform X4 yields the protein MSRSKRDNNFYSVEIGDSTFTVLKRYQNLKPIGSGAQGIVCAAYDAILERNVAIKKLSRPFQNQTHAKRAYRELVLMKCVNHKNIIGLLNVFTPQKSLEEFQDVYIVMELMDANLCQVIQMELDHERMSYLLYQMLCGIKHLHSAGIIHRDLKPSNIVVKSDCTLKILDFGLARTAGTSFMMTPYVVTRYYRAPEVILGMGYKENVDIWSVGCIMGEMIKGGVLFPGTDHIDQWNKVIEQLGTPCPEFMKKLQPTVRTYVENRPKYAGYSFEKLFPDVLFPADSEHNKLKASQARDLLSKMLVIDASKRISVDEALQHPYINVWYDPSEAEAPPPKIPDKQLDEREHTIEEWKELIYKEVMDLEERTKNGVIRGQPSPLAQVQQ from the exons ATGAGCAGAAGCAAGCGTGACAACAATTTTTATAGTGTAGAGATTGGAGATTCTACATTCACAGTCCTAAAACGATACCAGAATTTAAAACCTATAGGCTCAGGAGCTCAAGGAATAGTGTG TGCAGCTTATGATGCCATTCTCGAAAGAAATGTTGCAATCAAGAAGCTCAGCCGGCCATTTCAGAATCAGACTCATGCTAAGCGAGCCTACCGAGAACTAGTTCTTATGAAATGTGTTAATCACAAAAAT ATAATTGGCCTTTTGAATGTTTTCACACCACAGAAATCCCTAGAAGAATTTCAAGATGT TTACATAGTCATGGAGCTCATGGATGCAAATCTTTGCCAAGTGATTCAGATGGAGTTAGATCATGAAAGAATGTCCTACCTTCTCTATCAAATGCTGTGTGGAATCAAGCACCTTCACTCTGCTGGAATTATTCACCGG GACTTAAAGCCTAGTAATATAGTAGTCAAATCAGACTGCACTTTGAAGATTCTTGATTTTGGACTGGCGAGAACCGCAGGAACAAGTTTTATGATGACTCCTTATGTGGTGACTCGATACTACAGAGCGCCAGAGGTCATCCTCGGCATGGGCTACAAGGAGAACG ttgacATTTGGTCAGTTGGGTGCATCATGGGAGAAATGATCAAAGGTGGTGTTTTGTTCCCAGGTACAGATC ATATTGATCAGTGGAATAAAGTTATTGAACAGCTCGGAACACCGTGTCCTGAATTCATGAAGAAACTACAACCAACAGTAAGGACTTATGTTGAAAACAGACCTAAATATGCTGGCTATAGCTTTGAGAAACTATTCCCGGATGTGCTTTTCCCAGCTGACTCGGAGCATAACAAGCTTAAAG CCAGTCAGGCAAGGGATTTGTTATCCAAAATGCTAGTAATAGATGCATCCAAAAGGATCTCAGTAGATGAAGCTCTCCAGCACCCATACATCAACGTCTGGTATGACCCTTCGGAAGCAGAAGCT CCACCACCAAAGATCCCTGACAAGCAGTTAGATGAGAGGGAGCACACAATCGAAGAATGGAAAG